The Deltaproteobacteria bacterium genomic sequence GAGCCTCACCACGAGCTCTGGGTGGGCGGGCTCATGCTCGCCGCCGTGCTCGGCCACTGCTTCACCGTCTTTCTGCGCTTTCGCGGCGGCAAGGGGGTGGCCACGGGCCTCGGGGTGCTCCTCGGCGCCGCGCCCTGGGCCGGCCTCGCGGCACTCCTCGCGTACGGCCTGCTCTACGCGCTCTTTCGCATCTCGTCGGTGGGCTCGCTCGGCGGCCTCACCGTCGGACTCGGCGCGCTCTTCGTGCTGAAGGCCCCGTGGCCCCTCCTCGCGGCCCACGGCCTCATCCTGCTCGTCGTGGTGCTGCGCCACCACGAGAACCTCGCGCGGCTGCTTCGCGGAGAAGAGAAGAAGATCTAGGAGGGGCAGCCTCCTAGCCGACCGCCACGGCGCGGCGGCGGACCGGGCGGTGCGCCGCGTGATGCGCGCGGGCGTGCGCGAGGAACTCGCCGGTGCAGACCGGGTCGTGCGCCTCGTCGAGGTCCTCGTGCGCGAGGTGCGCCGCGCGTTCGGCCAGCCCCGCAGAACTCGCGCGCTGCGCGTCGAGGTAGGTCTCGAGCCGCCGGACCGAGAGCTCGTCCAGCGCGTCGAAGCGGAGCGCGATCGCCGCGCCCCCACGGCGGCCGGCACGATCGTCGGCGGCCGCCCGCACCACCGTGGCCAGCGCCTCCACGCTCCCGCTGCCGGGCAGCTCGAAGCGCACCTCGTGCCGCGAGCCCACGGCCAGCCGCGCTCTCAGGCGCACGAGGAGGCCCCCGGCGCGAAGATTCACGCCCCGACCCTCCGTCGGTCGTCCCCTTCCGACGGGGATCAGCGTCACGGGCTCGGGAAACGAAATGCGGGGAGACAGCTCACGTCGAAACATCGGACACCTGCTGCGGTGGCCCGATGGTAGAGATCTCGAACCCGGTTGGCAACATTTTGAACGGGCCAGGGATCGCACGTCGGGGCGCGCTTCGGAACGCGTTCCGGCGGGACTGCCGCCGGCTCTACCCCCGTGGCGGCGTCGGCGGCCGGAGCTCCTGCGTCGTGCGCTTGCCCCCCGTCGCCGCGGGAGCCGCCTCGAGGCGCTGCTGCACGGCCCCGAGCAGATCCACCCCGAGCGCGGCCTTGAGCTGCTCCGCCGCGCCGATGACCTTCGGAGCCCAGTCCCCGCCGCCGCCCGCGCCCGTGCCGAGCACCGTGACCTTGTCCACCTTCACCGAATCGAGGGTGGCCACGAGCTGCTCGGTCATCCCCTCGAGCTTCTGCATGAGAAACACGTCGCGCGCGTTCGGCCCGGCGAGCTTCCAGGCCCGGCTGATCTGCGTCAGCACCTCGGCCGTCGCGCGCCCCTGCTCGACGATGCGCGCCGCGGCCCCGCGCGCCTCGCTCGTCGCGGCCTGCATCTGCGCCTGCGCGGGAGCCACCACGTCCGCCTCGAGCTGCTGCTTGACCTGCTCGACGCGCGCCTTCTGCACCTCGAGCTCCGCCCGCGCCTGCACCACCGCCGCGCTGATCTTGCCCTGCGCCTCGGCGATCAGCGCCGCCTGCTGCGTCTGCGCGTCGGCCACCTTGCTCCGCGTCTCGGCCTCCAGCGTGCGCACGGCTGTCTCGATGCGCACGAGCTCGGCCTCCTGCCGGTTCATGGCGTCCTTCACCTCGGCGAGCGCCTTGCTCTCCGCCTCGGCGATCAGCGCGTGCTTGCGGATCTCGGCGCTCGAGATGCGGCCGATGCTGTCCAGGTACCCGACCCCGTCGGAGACGTTCTGGATCTTCAGCGTGTCGAGCACCATCCCGAGGCGGTTCAGGTCGTGGTCCGCCTCCTCCATCAGCTTCTGCGCGAAGGCGATCTTGTCCGCGTTCACCTCCTCGGGCGTGAGCGTGGCCAGCACGCCGCGCAGATTCCCTTCCAGCGTCTCCTTGGCGATGGCCACGATCTCCTCGCGCCGCTTGCCGAGGAGCCTCTCCACCGCGTTGCCGAGGAGCGGCTCCTCGCCGGCGATCTTCACGTTCGCCACCCCGTCCACGTTCAGCGGGATGCCTCCCTTGGAGAAGGCCCCGTGCACCGAGACCGCGATGGCCATGTTGGTCAGGTCCATGCGATCCACCACCTCGAGCATGGGGAGCTTGATCTTGCGCCCC encodes the following:
- the plsY gene encoding glycerol-3-phosphate 1-O-acyltransferase PlsY, yielding MHGTGALLLGGTYLLASIPFGLLVGRSRGVDVRQVGSGNIGATNVARALGKPLALLVLLLDAGKGLGPVLLGRALLAAEPHHELWVGGLMLAAVLGHCFTVFLRFRGGKGVATGLGVLLGAAPWAGLAALLAYGLLYALFRISSVGSLGGLTVGLGALFVLKAPWPLLAAHGLILLVVVLRHHENLARLLRGEEKKI
- a CDS encoding PilZ domain-containing protein, encoding MFRRELSPRISFPEPVTLIPVGRGRPTEGRGVNLRAGGLLVRLRARLAVGSRHEVRFELPGSGSVEALATVVRAAADDRAGRRGGAAIALRFDALDELSVRRLETYLDAQRASSAGLAERAAHLAHEDLDEAHDPVCTGEFLAHARAHHAAHRPVRRRAVAVG
- a CDS encoding flotillin family protein, with product MTSVVILAGVVFLGVVVVVLTIKRLLFICQPNEVLIFSGAKGVYGERKAGYRPVKGGRKIKLPMLEVVDRMDLTNMAIAVSVHGAFSKGGIPLNVDGVANVKIAGEEPLLGNAVERLLGKRREEIVAIAKETLEGNLRGVLATLTPEEVNADKIAFAQKLMEEADHDLNRLGMVLDTLKIQNVSDGVGYLDSIGRISSAEIRKHALIAEAESKALAEVKDAMNRQEAELVRIETAVRTLEAETRSKVADAQTQQAALIAEAQGKISAAVVQARAELEVQKARVEQVKQQLEADVVAPAQAQMQAATSEARGAAARIVEQGRATAEVLTQISRAWKLAGPNARDVFLMQKLEGMTEQLVATLDSVKVDKVTVLGTGAGGGGDWAPKVIGAAEQLKAALGVDLLGAVQQRLEAAPAATGGKRTTQELRPPTPPRG